The following coding sequences are from one Candidatus Methylomirabilota bacterium window:
- a CDS encoding type II toxin-antitoxin system RelE/ParE family toxin has protein sequence IRHRIETSQAVRDLVPHLPPQLKRKVKAALRSIADDPYRAKELKEELTGLRSRRIAKARIIYRIKGSVVEIVAFGPRADIYERVAIELSKGLRQGQRK, from the coding sequence TGATCCGACACCGCATTGAGACGTCGCAAGCGGTTCGGGATCTCGTCCCCCACCTTCCCCCACAGCTGAAACGAAAAGTAAAAGCAGCGCTAAGATCCATTGCCGATGATCCCTATCGGGCGAAGGAGCTTAAGGAAGAGTTGACCGGTTTGAGAAGTCGCCGGATAGCAAAAGCCAGAATCATCTACCGCATCAAAGGCTCCGTAGTGGAAATCGTCGCTTTTGGACCTCGCGCCGATATCTATGAGCGCGTCGCTATCGAACTCAGCAAGGGCTTGAGACAAGGTCAACGAAAATAA